TGTACTCCCTGGACTTGCCGTGTTCGATCTCCAGCATCCTGGTGGCAATCTTGTCGAGGAAATACCTGTCATGACTGATGACCAGGACTGCGCAGTGGGAATCGAGAAGATAATCCTCTAGCCATTCGACGGTATCGATGTCGAGATGCGATGTGGGCTCGTCCATCACGAGCAGGTCGCATTCCTCTGCCTGGACAACGATTCTGGACAGCATGACCTTCGCCCTCTCGCCTCCTGAGAGGGAGTCCATGGTCCTATCCATGAATTCATCAGAAAGTCCGACCTTCTCCAAAGCCCTCTTCTGGTTGTCCTCGTCATCCATATCGCACTTGGCCAGCTGGGATTCCAAATTCGCGTTCTCCTCAGCCAGGGCATTCCAGTCTATGTCGCCTCCGGCCATCATGATCTCGTCGATCTCCTTGAGACGGCGCTTGATGTTCTCTATGTGGCCGTATGGCCTTCCCAAAACATCGCGGACGGTGTACTCATGTGAGGATTCGGGAAACTGCTCCAGATAACCGATCCTGTGAGTGTTGCGGATGAGCTCCCCGGTATCGGGCTTCATCTCGCCGAGCATGATTTTCAGGAATGTGCTCTTTCCGGCACCGTTCACACCTATGAGTCCGATGCTGTCGCCCTCGTTGATCTGCAGACTGACGTCCTTGAGGACTTTCTGTGGTCCAAATGCCTTAGTGATCGCCTGGGCTTTTATGAGCATAAACGGCCATAGATATTGCTCCTACAAAAAGTTGGCCCGTGATTTGTAAAAAGTATGTGCCAACGGCCGAAAATTCCTTAATATACCTAGTAATAAGCGCCATACATGTCAGAAAAACCGACAACGACAACTAAGAGCTTTGTCGACCGCAAAGGCCCCAAAATTGCAGCTCTAGTCGTTGTTTTGATCGTAGCTTCAATTGCGCTCTTCACAGTTATTGGTGTAGAAGATGTGGATGCTAAGGCATCAATAACATTGTCAAAAAGCGTTGTGGACATGAAAGACAATTCTTTTGACAGTAGCGTAATAGCTACATTTAGTGAGGTCGGTGACGGCTACACAGTAGAAGTTTCCAGCAGCAGTAACGCAGTTTCTGTAGATGCATCGCCCATCTCATCAGACAAAAAGTCAACAATCACCGTCACATCAGGAACGATTTCATCCAGTACTGGCAAGATTACAGCTACAATCAAGGTCCAATTGAATGACAAGACAACTTCTCCACCATCCAAAACGTTCACAGTAAACGTCACAGTGGGAGTCAAAAGTGTCGAAATCGTTAACGAAAGCGGACAGTCAATAACTGGCAAAAAAATAACTCTTGATACAGCAGCAGAAAAGACTGTGAAAGCAAAATTCACGCCAACTAACGCTTATAACAAAAATGTGACCTGGACCTCCAGCGAACCGTCCGTGGCAACGATCACCGATGGAAAAATCAAGGCTCTTAAAGAAGGGACGACTAAAATAAAGGTCACTTCTGCTGATGCATCGAAAACTGATGAAATCACAGTAGAAGTAAAGGACATCCACGTCACAAGCGTAACTCTTGATCCGTCAACAGCATCTGTCAAAATGCGCCATCAGGTCACTCTGACGGCTACAATCCTTCCTGCGGATGCCACAAATAAGAACATCACTGTTTCGATTGACAACACAGGCTTAATCAAAAAAGTATCTCAGACCCTATCTGGCAATAAAGTTACAATCGTCCTGGAAGGAATCCCGGGAGATAAAGAGGGTACAGCAACAATAACAGTAACTACTGAAGACCAAAAGAAAACGGCCAACAGTACAATAAAAGTAGAACGTGTCGCGGTTACTGGAGTAGATCTAAAAGAAGAAGCCGAAGAATTAGAAGTTGATGAAGAAAAAACACTCACTTACGAAATCTCTCCAAAAGATGCTACCAATCTAAAGGTAACATGGGCATCAAGTAACACTTCAGTCGCCACAGTGGATGAAAAAGGTCATGTAAAAGCGGTTTCACCGGGAACTTCCACCATAACAGTGAAAACGGATGAAGGTAACTTCACAGATTCTTGTGCAATAACTGTATTGAAAACATATACCATAATGGGAACCATAGACGGTTCTGGCAACGTTCTCAATCCTGAGGCTCTGATCGTAAAGATCCAAGAGATTTCAGCTAAAGGACTCTACCCTTCATTTTCAGTCCTTGCTCTATTCCAAGAATCAGTTTCTATGAGCTCAGACATCGTACATGCACTCCAAAAAGCCAAAGGAAGGGAGATGGCCATCGTAACACTCAATGGGTCCATCTACTTCGACGAGGACGCTATCGACAACATCGACGCTTCGGGCAAAACAGCAGGAATAACCTTTACCGAAATTCCTCCGGAGACCTATCCCAAGTTCGGAGAATGCTATGTGTTTGAGATCTCCATGACAAAAGATGGTCAGAAGAACCCGACCAGTTTTGGTTCAGCTGGACCTAAGATCGCCATTCCACATGAACTCGCAGAGGGCGAGGATGCGGCAAAACTGAAGGTTGCATTGGTCTACGGTGACGGCGATGCATTGCTGCTTAGGAACTACAAGTTCGTAACCGATGAAGAGGAAGATGAGAGTGCAGTGGTCTTCGAACCTCCGCACATGTCCACCTTCATGTACATGTTCCATGACAGCGAGTACATTTCGTCGGCTGGATTTGACATCGTCTTCGTAGCACTGTTCTTGGTAATCGTCCTCGGATTGGGCGGAGGAGTTGCATTCCTTGAGTTCCACCCCATGGCATCAGAGAAGTTCATGAACCTTTTCGACAACCCAAACAAGCCTCCAAAGAAGCCCAGGTTCCCGGGAAGGTCCAGAAAGAACGAGTACGACGACTATTACAACAACGACTACTACCGTTGAGAAACCCTTGAGGCGGTCGTAACCGCCTCTTCTTTTCATCACTTTCTAACAAAAGCATCCTCGATGTATTCATCATCAGACTGCTTGAGCATCACATGCCTTTCTGTGAGATCGGTTATTCTTCTGATGAAATCCTCATCATCGTCAATCCTTATCCACGCCTTCACATTGACCTTGTCCGAGTAATCACATTGAGGATTCCTGGCCATGAGATCGCGACATTTACTCTCGAACGTGCTGTAATAACCGTAATCGAGAGTGAAACGGTAGACAGCACATGCGGTGCGAGTATGTCTGGACACCTTATCGAGAACAATCCTCGATGCTTCAGAATAGGCATGCACCAATCCGCCTGTGCCCAACAGGGTGCCTCCGAAGTATCTCACCACAATGCAGATGATATCGGATAACTCCGAGCCCTTCAACATGAACTGTATCGGCTTCCCTGCGGTACCTGAGGGCTCACCGTTATCGCTTGACTTCTCTTTCCTCTCGGAACCGTTGAATACGGCCGCGTAACAGTAGTGTGTGGCGTTACGGTATCTCTCCGACACCTTCTCCAAGCAGACGGGGATCTCATCCTCCGTCTTGCAAGGCATTAGGATACCAATGAAGCGGGAGCCTTTGAGCGTGATCTCATCCTCGTACGTTTCGAGGATCGTGTCGTAATCTGCTATGCGTTTCATAAGAAAGATGCCGTCCCGAAGGACGGCTGAAAGGTTTAGTGGGCTTCCTGCTCGAGGGTCTTAGCCTTCTCGAAGTCCTGGACAATCTCCTCAGGCGGCTCTGCAGTCACCAGAGAGACAATCACACCCGCAATCAGCGCGAATATGAATCCGGGGAGCAGTTCGTAGATTCCAGTGGAGCTGGCGAGGAAAGTATTCCAAAGAATGACGGTCGCGAAACCGACCGCCATGGATGCGACTGCACCCTGGAAATTCATCCTCTTCCAATACAGCGACAGGATTACCAACGGTCCGAAAGCCGCACCGAATCCCGCCCATGCATAGGACACGAGACCCATGATGTTGCTGCCTCCGAAGAGCGCCAGGAGCAGTGCCGCGATAGCAATGACGATGACAATTCCTCTGGAGATCCACATGAGCTTGTTCTCGATGTTCTCCTGAGCCGCCGCCCACTTGGTCTTACCGAGGATATCGTTCACGATAGACGATGATGCAACGAGCAGCTGAGAGTCCGCTGTGGACATGATGGCCGCCATGATGGCCGCATACATGATACCTGCGATGAGTGCAGGGAACAGATCGCCGCTCAGGAACACGAAGATGTGCTCTGCGTTGAAATCATCTGGAATGCCTCCGTACTGGACTATGAGATATCCCCTTCCAACGACTCCAACAAGAATAGCAAAACTCAATGCGAGTACGATCCAAATAAGGGATACGCGCCTTGCGACCTTAACTTCCTTTGCATCGCGTATGGCCATATACCTGACAATGATGTGCGGCATTCCGAAGTAACCGAAGGCCCACGCCAACAGAGAGAGGATTCCAATGAATGTCATCTGCTCTCCGCCGTCGTACATGATATTCATGAACTCGGTGCCGAGATCATCCAGACCGGCAGAGATGGCGTCCCATCCGCCAGTGGTGTTACCGACGGTGGCAAGGGGAACGACGACTATGGCGACAACCATCAGAATCGCCTGGAAGAAGTCAGTCCACGCGACCGCCTTGAATCCACCCATGAACGTGTATGCGACGATGATTATTCCGCCGATCGCCATTGCGACCTCGAGCCCTATCTCGGGGAAGATCGTGGTGAAGATCACACCGCTTCCCTTGAAACCGGATGCAACATAGATAACGA
This is a stretch of genomic DNA from Thermoplasmata archaeon. It encodes these proteins:
- the putP gene encoding sodium/proline symporter PutP, which codes for MVLIAFILYFALVLGVGYYFYKRSHSMEDYFLGGRSMNPYVTAMSAQASDMSSWLLMGLPGAVLLLGIGEAWIGIGLAIGSYLSWLLVAKKLRIHSEVSGNALTVPEFFSNRFKDEKGVLRIVAAVIILFFFVIYVASGFKGSGVIFTTIFPEIGLEVAMAIGGIIIVAYTFMGGFKAVAWTDFFQAILMVVAIVVVPLATVGNTTGGWDAISAGLDDLGTEFMNIMYDGGEQMTFIGILSLLAWAFGYFGMPHIIVRYMAIRDAKEVKVARRVSLIWIVLALSFAILVGVVGRGYLIVQYGGIPDDFNAEHIFVFLSGDLFPALIAGIMYAAIMAAIMSTADSQLLVASSSIVNDILGKTKWAAAQENIENKLMWISRGIVIVIAIAALLLALFGGSNIMGLVSYAWAGFGAAFGPLVILSLYWKRMNFQGAVASMAVGFATVILWNTFLASSTGIYELLPGFIFALIAGVIVSLVTAEPPEEIVQDFEKAKTLEQEAH
- a CDS encoding Ig domain-containing protein — translated: MSEKPTTTTKSFVDRKGPKIAALVVVLIVASIALFTVIGVEDVDAKASITLSKSVVDMKDNSFDSSVIATFSEVGDGYTVEVSSSSNAVSVDASPISSDKKSTITVTSGTISSSTGKITATIKVQLNDKTTSPPSKTFTVNVTVGVKSVEIVNESGQSITGKKITLDTAAEKTVKAKFTPTNAYNKNVTWTSSEPSVATITDGKIKALKEGTTKIKVTSADASKTDEITVEVKDIHVTSVTLDPSTASVKMRHQVTLTATILPADATNKNITVSIDNTGLIKKVSQTLSGNKVTIVLEGIPGDKEGTATITVTTEDQKKTANSTIKVERVAVTGVDLKEEAEELEVDEEKTLTYEISPKDATNLKVTWASSNTSVATVDEKGHVKAVSPGTSTITVKTDEGNFTDSCAITVLKTYTIMGTIDGSGNVLNPEALIVKIQEISAKGLYPSFSVLALFQESVSMSSDIVHALQKAKGREMAIVTLNGSIYFDEDAIDNIDASGKTAGITFTEIPPETYPKFGECYVFEISMTKDGQKNPTSFGSAGPKIAIPHELAEGEDAAKLKVALVYGDGDALLLRNYKFVTDEEEDESAVVFEPPHMSTFMYMFHDSEYISSAGFDIVFVALFLVIVLGLGGGVAFLEFHPMASEKFMNLFDNPNKPPKKPRFPGRSRKNEYDDYYNNDYYR